One window of Nostoc sp. C052 genomic DNA carries:
- a CDS encoding RimK family alpha-L-glutamate ligase: MLDNVLLLLKACENLNISYEIIHPAENLIKIKLNNQHHYFCNYSTPIINQAVAQIIKDKEYTYHILKKKVKLPRTVGFLSPFCDLQYKIYLKFPSFQDIILEIKENFETPVIVKRNSGSSGHNVFLCQNTDEVETALQEIFNINDKKYDYVAIAQEFIHIKSEYRAVFLNKELVLLYEKDITDAKFIGNLSPLHWDGAKAKYINDPQILSEIANFARPIFEELDIDYGGLDIVLDRDNQYWLIEINSHPNYSIFTRDNGEEPVLRIFEKMLNSLVTQGGIKN, encoded by the coding sequence ATGTTAGATAACGTTTTGTTATTGCTTAAAGCTTGTGAAAACTTAAATATTAGCTATGAAATTATTCATCCTGCTGAAAACTTAATCAAAATAAAACTCAATAATCAACACCATTATTTTTGTAATTATAGTACTCCGATAATCAATCAGGCAGTAGCACAAATCATTAAAGATAAGGAATACACTTACCATATTTTAAAGAAAAAAGTTAAGCTTCCTCGGACAGTAGGTTTTCTTTCCCCTTTTTGTGACCTCCAATATAAGATTTACTTAAAATTTCCCAGCTTTCAAGATATTATATTAGAAATCAAAGAAAACTTTGAAACACCTGTAATTGTTAAACGAAATTCTGGTTCAAGTGGACATAACGTATTTTTATGCCAAAATACAGATGAAGTTGAAACTGCTTTACAAGAGATTTTCAATATCAATGATAAAAAGTATGATTACGTTGCGATCGCTCAAGAGTTCATTCATATAAAATCTGAGTATCGAGCCGTTTTTTTAAATAAAGAATTAGTTTTACTCTATGAGAAAGATATAACTGATGCAAAATTTATCGGTAATCTCAGTCCTCTCCACTGGGATGGTGCAAAAGCCAAGTATATCAACGATCCACAAATATTATCAGAGATTGCTAATTTCGCCAGACCAATTTTTGAAGAATTAGATATTGATTATGGTGGTTTGGATATCGTCTTAGATCGAGATAATCAATATTGGTTGATTGAAATTAATTCTCATCCAAATTATAGTATTTTCACTAGAGACAATGGAGAGGAGCCTGTATTGAGAATTTTTGAAAAAATGCTCAATAGCCTAGTAACGCAAGGCGGAATTAAAAATTAA
- a CDS encoding FAD-binding oxidoreductase, with amino-acid sequence MSLTEEILSQLPDDVLGRLRQSDRILTSERENTAPIPTLVKESQQPLDRIDFDVIICGGTLGILIGCALAVKGLRVALLERGILRGREQEWNISRKELDVFVELNLLTEEELESAIATQYNPARVSFAGGTEVWVEDVLNIGVDPVYLLATLKTRFLAAGGKLLENTPFTEAVVHPDGVMVNNQFKTRLLIDAMGHFSPITQQARQGKKPDALCLVVGSCAQGFPENNSGDLLLSFTSLQNQCQYFWEAFPARDGRTTYLFTYMDADPQRLSLETLFEEYLRLLPEYQGVELSKLKFQRALFGFFPTYRQSPLKTPWNRILPAGDSSGSQSPLSFGGFGAMVRHLKRLTYGIYEALETEQLSAQALVQLQPYQPSLTVTWLFQRAMSVGVNQKIAPDQINQLLSAVFQEMQQLGTPVLKPFLQDIVQFSALTQTLLKTGLYHPVLVAKIIPQVGLASLLDWMLHYSNLGVYTALFWLSPMLETWIKNQPKAQQYYWHRLIDAWKYGSGGDYSDET; translated from the coding sequence ATGTCTTTAACTGAAGAAATTCTTTCCCAATTACCCGACGATGTTTTAGGAAGATTGCGTCAAAGTGATCGCATCCTCACATCTGAGCGCGAAAACACTGCACCTATCCCAACGCTAGTTAAAGAAAGTCAACAGCCTTTAGACCGCATAGACTTCGATGTAATTATCTGCGGTGGCACTTTAGGCATTTTAATTGGTTGTGCCTTAGCGGTGAAGGGACTGCGGGTAGCCTTGCTGGAACGGGGAATTTTGCGGGGAAGGGAACAAGAGTGGAATATTTCTCGCAAAGAATTAGATGTATTTGTGGAATTGAACTTACTAACTGAGGAAGAATTAGAGAGTGCGATCGCCACTCAATATAACCCAGCGCGAGTTAGTTTTGCTGGCGGTACAGAGGTTTGGGTAGAGGATGTCTTAAATATCGGCGTAGATCCAGTTTATCTACTAGCTACCTTGAAAACTCGATTTCTCGCTGCTGGGGGAAAGTTGTTAGAAAACACACCCTTTACCGAAGCCGTGGTTCATCCAGATGGGGTGATGGTAAATAACCAATTCAAAACTCGGTTATTAATCGACGCGATGGGACATTTTTCACCCATCACCCAACAAGCACGCCAAGGCAAAAAACCAGATGCACTTTGTTTGGTTGTGGGAAGTTGCGCTCAAGGGTTTCCAGAAAATAACTCAGGCGACTTATTATTATCATTCACATCCTTGCAGAATCAATGTCAATATTTTTGGGAAGCCTTCCCAGCTAGAGATGGCAGAACCACTTACTTATTTACCTACATGGATGCAGATCCTCAACGTTTGAGTTTAGAAACTCTATTTGAAGAATATCTGCGTCTCTTACCAGAATATCAGGGAGTAGAGTTGAGTAAACTGAAGTTTCAACGGGCACTATTTGGTTTCTTTCCCACCTATCGCCAAAGTCCACTAAAAACCCCTTGGAATCGCATTCTCCCAGCCGGAGATAGCAGTGGTAGTCAATCTCCCTTGAGTTTTGGCGGTTTTGGGGCAATGGTGCGTCACCTGAAGCGTTTAACTTATGGTATTTACGAAGCGCTGGAAACAGAACAATTATCTGCACAAGCCTTAGTACAGCTACAACCATATCAGCCAAGTTTGACTGTTACCTGGTTGTTCCAAAGGGCAATGAGTGTTGGTGTAAATCAGAAAATTGCTCCAGATCAAATTAACCAACTACTCTCGGCAGTATTTCAGGAAATGCAACAGTTAGGTACACCAGTGCTAAAACCATTTTTACAAGATATAGTGCAATTTTCGGCACTAACGCAAACACTGTTAAAAACTGGTCTATATCATCCTGTATTAGTTGCCAAGATAATTCCGCAAGTAGGTTTGGCAAGTTTGTTAGATTGGATGTTACATTACAGTAATTTAGGTGTGTACACTGCCTTGTTTTGGTTAAGTCCAATGCTAGAAACATGGATTAAGAATCAACCAAAAGCACAACAATATTATTGGCATCGCTTGATTGATGCTTGGAAGTATGGTTCGGGCGGTGATTACTCAGATGAAACTTAG
- a CDS encoding actin-binding WH2 domain-containing protein — MMERKSSGIKYFAVLIGFLRDRQGFLEEVRQGIRLPNKIISLLVCSSLFIAAYGGIIGAYHSWMQALSSAIKLPALYLITLLICMPTLYFANIIFGSKRTFGQHLALVLTAVSVTSVLLFSFAPITLFFLITTNNYQFLILLNVFIFAITGFIGISSLYQATNLVLEQDDEGRKTRQKILQFWLFLYAFVGSQLGWTLRPFFGTPGSAFELFREREGNFYLSVIKSLSYLFGFR; from the coding sequence ATGATGGAACGGAAATCATCAGGAATCAAATACTTTGCCGTACTGATTGGATTCCTGCGCGATCGCCAAGGTTTTCTAGAGGAAGTTCGTCAAGGAATAAGATTACCAAATAAAATCATTTCGCTATTAGTTTGCAGTTCCTTATTTATCGCTGCCTACGGCGGAATCATTGGTGCATACCATAGCTGGATGCAGGCTTTGTCTTCCGCCATTAAACTCCCAGCCCTCTATTTAATCACACTTTTGATTTGTATGCCGACGTTGTATTTTGCTAACATTATTTTTGGTTCCAAGCGGACTTTTGGACAGCATTTAGCATTAGTATTAACTGCGGTTTCAGTCACCAGCGTACTTTTATTTAGTTTTGCACCAATCACATTGTTTTTCTTAATTACCACCAATAATTACCAATTTTTAATTTTATTAAATGTCTTTATCTTTGCCATAACTGGATTTATTGGTATTTCGTCTTTATATCAAGCCACGAATTTAGTTTTAGAACAAGATGATGAAGGTCGTAAAACCCGCCAGAAGATTTTACAATTTTGGCTATTTCTTTACGCTTTCGTAGGCAGTCAGTTAGGATGGACTCTCAGACCATTTTTTGGCACACCTGGCTCTGCCTTTGAACTCTTCCGCGAAAGAGAAGGTAATTTTTATTTAAGTGTCATTAAATCTCTTAGCTATCTCTTTGGATTCCGTTAA
- the rppA gene encoding two-component system response regulator RppA: MRILLVDDEIELTQPLSRLLTREGYTVDAAYDGTSGSELAQAGSYDLLILDWMLPGKTGLEICQELRRQSKTTPVLFLTAKDTLDDRVEGLDAGADDYLVKPFELRELLARVRALLRRSGSQIYETTAGRLTVADLELDCDNQVAYRQGRIIELSQKESQLLQYFMEHTGQLLTHGQIMQNLWQEEEQPSSNVIAALIRLLRRKIEVGKETTLIHTVYGKGYRFGASSVESV; encoded by the coding sequence ATGAGAATTTTATTAGTTGATGATGAAATTGAATTAACTCAACCCTTGAGTCGCTTGTTAACTCGTGAGGGTTACACTGTAGATGCCGCTTATGATGGGACATCTGGCAGCGAACTGGCACAAGCAGGCAGTTATGACCTACTGATTTTAGATTGGATGCTGCCAGGAAAAACCGGGTTAGAGATTTGTCAGGAATTGCGACGCCAAAGCAAAACCACTCCCGTGCTGTTTCTCACAGCTAAAGATACTCTCGATGACCGCGTAGAAGGTTTAGATGCTGGTGCGGACGACTATTTAGTTAAACCTTTTGAACTGCGGGAGTTATTAGCCAGAGTCCGCGCTTTATTGCGTCGTTCCGGTTCCCAAATCTATGAAACTACCGCTGGACGACTTACTGTCGCTGATTTAGAACTCGATTGTGATAATCAAGTAGCCTATCGTCAGGGACGGATAATTGAGCTATCGCAAAAAGAAAGCCAGTTATTGCAATACTTTATGGAACACACTGGACAATTGTTAACTCATGGTCAGATTATGCAAAATTTGTGGCAAGAGGAAGAACAACCCAGTAGCAATGTGATAGCGGCATTAATTCGCTTGCTGCGGCGTAAGATTGAGGTGGGTAAAGAAACTACGCTGATTCACACAGTTTACGGTAAAGGCTATCGTTTTGGTGCTTCATCAGTGGAATCAGTTTAG
- the hisG gene encoding ATP phosphoribosyltransferase — translation MLTVALPKGELLKNSIRLLQGVGLDFSAFLDSGTRQLQIPDTKGIAKALLVRAQDVPVYVEYGQAQLGIVGYDVLREKQPQVAHLVDLQFGHCRMSVAVKASSSYTSPLDLPPHGRVASKYVNCAREYFHSLDLPVEIVPLYGSVELGPITGMSEAIVDLVSTGRTLRENGLIEIATLYESTARLIAHPLSYRLNTGNLNDVIAKLREVVLVEV, via the coding sequence ATGCTGACTGTTGCATTGCCAAAAGGGGAACTACTTAAAAATAGCATCCGCCTGCTACAAGGTGTGGGATTAGATTTTAGTGCTTTTTTAGATTCAGGAACTCGCCAACTTCAAATTCCTGACACCAAAGGAATTGCCAAAGCTTTACTGGTGCGCGCGCAGGATGTACCTGTATATGTGGAATATGGTCAGGCACAGTTGGGGATTGTCGGTTACGATGTGCTGCGAGAGAAACAGCCGCAAGTTGCTCACTTGGTAGATTTGCAGTTTGGTCATTGTCGGATGTCGGTGGCGGTAAAAGCATCCAGTTCTTATACGTCGCCTTTAGATTTACCACCACATGGTAGAGTTGCTTCAAAATATGTAAATTGCGCTCGTGAATATTTCCACAGTCTCGATTTGCCTGTAGAAATAGTGCCATTGTATGGTTCAGTAGAACTAGGCCCAATTACTGGTATGTCAGAAGCGATCGTGGATTTAGTTTCGACAGGGCGAACTTTGCGCGAAAATGGTTTAATTGAAATCGCTACTCTCTATGAAAGCACAGCGCGATTGATTGCCCATCCTTTGAGTTATCGCCTAAACACGGGTAATCTAAATGATGTGATTGCCAAGCTACGGGAAGTAGTGTTGGTGGAGGTTTAA
- a CDS encoding cell wall metabolism sensor histidine kinase WalK, which translates to MFQATRRRLAIWYTTVTAVLLLLFASGVYLYVRSTLIERIDDTLNHVVEIVERCLTTSRCASKLIFEPIDADADKFRINVEASLRDNTDTVEDDHIDLEWFSPTGKLLWSTLSEPLNIPIRANRTGETVRVVKGGNENSKLLTSRSPLLLRQVTQRVEVKRQVLGYLRVSHPWFEVTKPSRQLIFDLALGIGLMVLSVGASGWFLSGKAMEPVGESYQRLKQFTADASHELRSPITLIQTNVQVALADLDLAETETTTSLQYRQQLKMVERLTQRLGKLVNDLLFLARQDSGISKDTFSPCPLDALLMEVVEEQQLLVPEKEIALSLDLVDPPASETSPELLENWFTLVGNWDQLVRLFTNLIANALHYTPAGGRVKVELARIEGINRVSGLRNTNAQLQVKVSDTGVGIPAEALPRLFDRFYRVDPARTHRTGNTATASATGSGLGLAIAQAIVEHHQGHIQVESTQGIGTTFTVILPITLES; encoded by the coding sequence ATGTTTCAGGCTACTCGCCGCCGTCTTGCAATTTGGTACACTACTGTTACTGCTGTATTACTATTACTATTTGCTAGTGGCGTTTATTTATACGTCCGCAGTACATTGATTGAGCGGATTGATGACACCCTTAATCATGTAGTAGAAATAGTGGAGCGTTGTCTTACAACTAGCCGCTGTGCGTCTAAGCTGATATTTGAGCCAATTGATGCTGATGCAGATAAATTTCGGATTAATGTAGAAGCCAGTCTTCGTGACAATACCGATACCGTAGAAGATGACCACATCGACCTAGAATGGTTTAGTCCGACTGGTAAATTACTTTGGTCAACATTATCTGAACCTCTAAATATTCCCATTCGTGCTAACCGTACTGGTGAAACTGTGCGTGTAGTCAAGGGAGGGAATGAAAATTCCAAATTGCTAACTTCCCGCTCCCCACTCTTATTACGACAAGTCACACAACGGGTGGAAGTGAAACGGCAAGTATTAGGATATCTGCGTGTTAGTCATCCCTGGTTTGAAGTCACTAAACCCAGTCGCCAGTTAATTTTTGATTTGGCACTAGGTATTGGGTTAATGGTGCTTTCGGTAGGTGCAAGTGGTTGGTTTCTTTCGGGTAAAGCGATGGAACCTGTCGGCGAGTCTTATCAACGCCTCAAACAATTTACTGCTGATGCTTCCCACGAACTTAGAAGTCCTATTACTTTGATTCAAACTAATGTGCAAGTTGCTCTTGCTGACTTGGATTTAGCAGAGACAGAAACGACTACTTCTTTGCAGTATCGGCAACAGTTAAAGATGGTGGAACGGTTAACGCAGCGTTTGGGTAAGCTAGTCAATGACTTACTCTTCCTAGCACGGCAGGATAGTGGTATTAGCAAAGATACTTTTTCACCTTGTCCGCTGGATGCTTTGTTGATGGAGGTTGTTGAAGAACAACAATTGTTAGTCCCTGAAAAAGAAATCGCCCTTTCTCTAGACTTAGTTGATCCTCCTGCCTCTGAAACTAGCCCCGAATTACTGGAAAATTGGTTTACCCTTGTGGGCAATTGGGATCAATTGGTGCGGCTGTTCACAAATTTAATTGCTAATGCCTTGCATTACACTCCAGCAGGTGGACGGGTGAAAGTGGAATTGGCGCGGATTGAGGGAATAAATCGCGTTTCTGGACTACGTAACACCAATGCCCAGTTGCAAGTTAAGGTGAGTGATACTGGAGTTGGAATTCCAGCGGAAGCACTACCACGCTTGTTTGACCGTTTTTATCGAGTAGATCCGGCACGTACTCATCGGACTGGGAATACAGCTACAGCTAGCGCTACTGGTTCAGGATTGGGATTAGCGATCGCTCAAGCTATTGTCGAACATCATCAGGGTCATATTCAAGTTGAAAGTACCCAAGGCATTGGCACCACCTTTACTGTGATTTTACCAATAACTCTTGAGTCTTAA
- a CDS encoding DUF1822 family protein: MTTVFTFANPTDLVLEIPKIIQNQTHLDNQAFSNANSRYQAYINELCLGAILLWLQEDWTLQTKVWPTTTALPSFWELVNGIALTLDATRLVLVPSEAIDLSELRVPQEWVDIPSWVGDYYLAVQVEPDEGYVRVWGYCSHEKLKTQGSYDASDRTYSLDAADIINDISVLAVARQLCPEEPTRSNIEEIPSLSLQQAQNLITRLGNPEILTPRQEIPFQLWGGFIQHGGWRQHLYQRRLGLPEQWSVLQWLQSGVSQVAKVVGWGSFDLQLSAAGARSAEDRQPTTILSRRLAIAGQIYELLIIPQVEIDATIWRFELRNAAIGAAIPGGFKLRLLTEDLQPFPNNEDVATTAVEQLYVEVALEAGESIVWEIEPFPDNYNWEILKF, encoded by the coding sequence ATGACAACTGTATTTACTTTCGCTAACCCAACAGATTTGGTTTTAGAAATCCCTAAAATTATCCAAAACCAAACGCATTTAGACAATCAAGCTTTTTCTAATGCTAATTCTCGCTATCAAGCTTATATTAATGAACTTTGCCTGGGTGCTATTTTGCTATGGTTGCAAGAAGACTGGACACTACAGACAAAGGTTTGGCCAACTACTACTGCTCTACCTAGTTTCTGGGAACTGGTTAATGGAATTGCACTCACGCTTGATGCAACAAGATTAGTCTTGGTTCCTAGCGAGGCAATTGATTTGAGTGAATTGCGAGTACCTCAAGAATGGGTGGATATTCCTAGTTGGGTAGGTGATTATTATTTAGCTGTGCAAGTTGAACCAGACGAAGGCTATGTTAGGGTTTGGGGTTATTGTAGCCATGAAAAACTTAAAACTCAAGGCAGTTATGATGCCAGCGATCGCACTTATTCTTTGGATGCTGCTGATATAATCAACGACATTAGCGTTTTAGCAGTGGCGCGTCAATTGTGTCCAGAAGAACCCACTCGTAGCAACATTGAAGAGATTCCGAGCTTATCACTACAACAGGCACAAAATTTAATTACCCGTTTAGGAAACCCGGAAATACTTACACCCCGACAAGAAATTCCTTTTCAACTGTGGGGTGGATTCATTCAACATGGCGGTTGGCGACAACATTTATATCAACGACGCTTAGGATTACCAGAACAGTGGTCAGTTCTCCAATGGTTGCAAAGCGGTGTTTCTCAAGTTGCTAAGGTTGTCGGTTGGGGAAGCTTTGATTTACAATTGAGTGCTGCTGGGGCGCGGAGTGCCGAAGATAGACAACCAACTACTATTCTCTCTCGTCGGTTAGCGATCGCAGGTCAAATTTACGAGCTTCTAATTATACCACAAGTTGAGATAGATGCAACTATTTGGCGTTTTGAATTACGTAACGCCGCTATCGGTGCAGCTATTCCCGGTGGTTTTAAACTCCGATTACTTACCGAAGATTTACAGCCTTTTCCCAATAACGAAGATGTAGCTACAACGGCTGTAGAACAACTCTACGTAGAAGTTGCTTTAGAAGCAGGAGAAAGCATAGTCTGGGAAATAGAACCTTTTCCCGACAACTATAATTGGGAAATACTCAAGTTTTAA
- a CDS encoding sigma-70 family RNA polymerase sigma factor produces MHPRQTIIEIFSTFVQFDADRFSRWATESRLRRSVQSCLNRTPQETSEHFWVLYWYKLWLVDETKLLAKEHLAAYLQESCYWASQKTVNSFASTQYKLSDCFQIAIAQVDKVLKGFNADQGFILKNYASAIFNSAIRENLRQNREIDICTDWGLLRKITKKFLVESLQNAGLLLEDINAYVLTWNCFKTLYIPTHKGTSRQIAQPDNEIWEAIAKAYNLQSGQQVNSQTIEKWLLTAAKAARRYRYFPVDSLNIPKGGDDSWEWLDNIPGTQQESLINEILAQEEEQTRNFQQTEINKVLVAAIAQLEPQVQEILQLYYAKELTQDKIAEQLQIQQYTVSRRLKKAQETLLRFLASWSKDSLHISVTSDLLKNINILMEEWLKNYYGA; encoded by the coding sequence ATGCATCCTCGGCAAACTATTATTGAAATCTTCTCAACTTTTGTGCAATTTGATGCCGATCGCTTCAGTCGTTGGGCGACAGAATCAAGGTTGCGTCGTAGTGTCCAAAGTTGTCTCAACCGCACACCTCAAGAAACTTCAGAACATTTTTGGGTTTTATACTGGTATAAATTATGGCTTGTTGATGAAACGAAGCTACTGGCTAAAGAGCATCTGGCGGCTTACTTGCAAGAATCCTGTTATTGGGCATCCCAAAAAACAGTTAATAGTTTTGCGAGTACTCAGTATAAGTTATCAGACTGTTTTCAAATTGCGATCGCTCAAGTTGATAAAGTCCTCAAAGGATTTAATGCAGATCAAGGCTTTATATTAAAAAACTACGCTAGTGCCATCTTTAACAGTGCTATTCGGGAAAATTTACGCCAAAATCGTGAAATTGATATTTGCACAGATTGGGGACTATTAAGAAAAATTACTAAAAAGTTTTTGGTAGAGTCTTTACAAAATGCAGGTTTATTGCTAGAGGATATTAACGCTTACGTCCTCACTTGGAACTGTTTCAAAACTCTATATATTCCAACACACAAAGGTACTTCTCGCCAAATTGCTCAACCAGACAATGAGATTTGGGAGGCGATCGCTAAAGCTTATAATTTACAAAGTGGTCAGCAAGTCAATTCCCAAACCATAGAAAAGTGGCTTTTAACTGCTGCTAAAGCCGCACGCCGCTATCGTTATTTTCCCGTTGACTCTCTCAATATCCCTAAAGGTGGCGATGATTCCTGGGAGTGGCTTGATAATATTCCCGGAACACAACAAGAATCTCTAATTAATGAAATTCTTGCCCAAGAAGAAGAACAAACAAGAAATTTCCAACAAACTGAGATTAACAAAGTTTTAGTAGCTGCGATCGCTCAACTGGAACCGCAAGTACAAGAAATTTTACAACTTTATTATGCTAAAGAACTAACTCAAGACAAAATTGCCGAACAATTACAAATACAACAATATACTGTCTCACGGCGACTAAAAAAAGCCCAAGAAACTTTGTTACGCTTTTTAGCTAGCTGGAGTAAAGATAGTTTGCATATTTCCGTTACTTCCGACCTACTCAAAAATATAAACATACTAATGGAGGAATGGTTGAAAAATTACTATGGTGCATGA
- a CDS encoding radical SAM/SPASM domain-containing protein — protein MSMKLSDYHVVTPSFFDELEQRIKRVIFATRTANIRIIDDHTWSLLEAGQFEQFSQDILFDFVDIELIVPAHEDELKTILARNDAAKLDDDVLYLVVQPTAFCQLGCHYCGQEHTSKMMSEDDQQRFLERTRIKLATQKFHSLSISWFGAEPLVGLSVIRTLTPQLKSLAESFGCSYDARIVTNGLALTEKVATELIKEFGVTFIEVTLDGVAEFHNARRMQKNGLPTFDTIFANVTALAHRDDLDVQLNIRCNVDHENYESVSLLLQKLAKEGLQNKLRFYVAPIHSWGNDAHTRSLTKEEFAEWEINWFGEMINLGFPMGFIPEIKPIVCMTVTPNAELVDAYGNIFNCTEVSYVPTYGTPNEYAIDHLSGKQMPGKRDRLGNFNDRVRQGEYPCSTCPMLPVCGGACPKSWLEGIAPCPSAKHNIEQRLLLTYALSRIEQEESSLQEASLINA, from the coding sequence ATGAGTATGAAACTTTCCGATTATCATGTTGTTACACCATCATTTTTTGATGAACTTGAACAACGGATAAAAAGAGTTATTTTTGCAACACGCACTGCAAATATACGCATCATTGATGACCATACCTGGAGCCTTTTAGAAGCCGGACAATTTGAGCAATTTTCCCAAGATATCTTATTTGACTTCGTTGATATTGAACTGATAGTTCCTGCCCATGAGGATGAGCTCAAAACAATTTTGGCTCGCAATGATGCTGCTAAATTAGATGATGATGTTCTTTATTTAGTTGTTCAACCCACCGCATTTTGTCAACTAGGATGCCATTATTGTGGTCAAGAGCATACTAGCAAAATGATGAGTGAAGATGACCAACAAAGATTTCTAGAACGTACTCGAATCAAGCTAGCAACTCAAAAGTTTCATAGTCTTTCTATTAGCTGGTTTGGTGCAGAACCACTAGTAGGATTGTCTGTAATTAGAACCCTTACCCCTCAATTAAAGTCTCTGGCTGAAAGTTTTGGTTGTAGTTACGATGCCCGAATTGTCACAAATGGTTTAGCGTTGACAGAGAAGGTTGCAACCGAACTAATTAAAGAATTCGGTGTAACTTTTATCGAGGTTACACTTGATGGCGTAGCAGAATTTCACAATGCTCGGCGAATGCAGAAAAATGGCTTGCCAACTTTCGATACTATTTTCGCTAATGTTACTGCTTTAGCACATCGAGATGACCTTGATGTACAACTGAATATCCGTTGTAATGTTGACCATGAAAATTATGAATCTGTTTCTTTGCTACTGCAAAAGTTAGCAAAGGAAGGATTACAAAATAAGCTTCGTTTCTATGTAGCACCGATCCATTCTTGGGGAAATGATGCTCATACTCGTTCACTAACTAAAGAGGAGTTTGCCGAATGGGAAATTAATTGGTTTGGTGAAATGATTAATCTTGGTTTCCCGATGGGATTTATCCCAGAGATCAAACCTATTGTCTGCATGACCGTGACACCGAATGCTGAATTGGTGGATGCTTATGGCAATATTTTTAATTGTACTGAGGTGTCTTACGTACCTACTTATGGTACACCTAATGAATATGCCATTGACCACTTATCTGGCAAACAGATGCCTGGTAAACGCGATCGCTTGGGCAATTTTAATGACCGAGTTCGTCAAGGAGAATACCCCTGTTCTACGTGCCCCATGCTTCCAGTTTGTGGCGGTGCTTGTCCTAAAAGTTGGTTGGAAGGAATAGCACCTTGTCCTAGTGCAAAACACAATATTGAGCAGCGTTTACTTCTAACTTATGCCTTATCGCGTATTGAACAAGAAGAATCGAGTTTGCAGGAGGCTAGTTTAATCAATGCTTAA